Proteins from a genomic interval of Lycium ferocissimum isolate CSIRO_LF1 chromosome 2, AGI_CSIRO_Lferr_CH_V1, whole genome shotgun sequence:
- the LOC132039855 gene encoding G-type lectin S-receptor-like serine/threonine-protein kinase At2g19130 isoform X4, giving the protein MEMKNNHSFLILFLLFLCFELNINHCLEGDTISANESLSLGQTIVSSGGNFELGFFKPGNSLNYYIGIWYKKIYPRTVVWVANREKPVNLDGKLSSPELKIIQGNLVLLDKNQDSIWSSTDDGKDATLNNSVIAVLGDDGNLILIEVSSSTPLTLWQSFDHPTDTFLPGAKLGYNKLTQKKHVLFSWKNSSDPAPGLFSLELDPKRAQFIVKWNQTTQYWASGTWTGDTFSLVPEMRIYYVNNANESYFTYSIFTNSTTTSRLIIDFSGQMKQLTLLSNAVGWNEFWAQPRQQCDVYGYCGAFGVCTSNTNSPCNCLSGFNPRSIDEWNSNDYSGGCVRDGKLQCNAIIEEKDSFWMNSTMRLPNQQYTNVTVEEASQCRDNCFNSCSCTAYTYDGLGACSIWTGDLFNLQQLGENETERTISVKLGLPQAQTKSKKSMKLKAGLAAIIPFMVLLICSISYIYYRRRRLANGTATDKFSDANKLGQGGFGLAYLHHDSRLRIIHRDLKTSNILLDEAMNPKISDFGLARIVEGTRTEANTKKVVGTYGYMSPEYALDGLFSIKSDVFSFGVVVLEIISGRKNTGFYKSEEALNLLGYAWRLWIEDRAIQLTEKSLLESYNRSEVIKCINVALLCVQEDSNDRPNMSDIIVMLVGENMCLPRPNRPAFVMRTHISSTLSSSSKVSNNQVTITIEGGR; this is encoded by the exons ATGGAAATGAAGAACAACCATTCATTTCTAATACTCTTCCTGCTCTTTTTATGCTTCGAGCTAAACATTAATCACTGCCTTGAAGGGGACACAATTTCTGCTAATGAATCTCTTTCCTTGGGCCAAACAATTGTATCTTCAGGTGGAAATTTTGAGCTTGGTTTCTTCAAACCAGGTAACTCTCTCAACTACTACATCGGCATATGGTACAAGAAAATTTATCCACGGACAGTAGTTTGGGTAGCAAATAGAGAGAAACCAGTTAATTTAGATGGCAAACTGAGTTCACCTGAGTTAAAAATTATTCAAGGCAACTTGGTACTCCTTGATAAGAATCAAGACTCAATATGGTCATCAACAGATGATGGAAAAGACGCCACTCTCAATAATTCAGTCATAGCAGTTCTTGGTGATGATGGTAATTTGATTTTGATTGAAGTGAGTTCATCGACACCCTTAACACTTTGGCAGAGTTTTGATCACCCAACAGACACATTTTTGCCTGGTGCTAAGCTTGGATATAACAAACTTACACAAAAGAAACATGTTCTGTTTTCATGGAAGAATTCGAGTGATCCAGCACCAGGATTGTTTTCTTTGGAGCTAGACCCAAAGCGTGCCCAATTCATTGTAAAATGGAATCAGACTACACAGTATTGGGCAAGTGGAACATGGACTGGTGATACATTTAGCTTAGTGCCTGAAATGAGAATCTACTATGTTAACAATGCAAACGAGTCCTATTTTACATATTCGATTTTTACAAATAGTACAACCACATCAAGGTTGATCATCGACTTCTCAGGACAAATGAAGCAACTAACATTGTTGAGTAATGCGGTTGGTTGGAATGAATTCTGGGCTCAGCCTAGACAGCAATGTGATGTTTATGGTTATTGTGGGGCATTTGGAGTTTGCACCAGTAATACTAATTCGCCCTGCAATTGTTTAAGTGGCTTTAATCCAAGATCGATCGACGAATGGAATTCGAATGATTATTCTGGTGGCTGCGTAAGAGACGGAAAgttgcaatgcaatgcaattatTGAAGAAAAAGATAGTTTTTGGATGAATTCAACTATGAGATTACCTAATCAACAATATACTAATGTCACAGTTGAGGAAGCCTCACAATGCAGAGATAATTGTTTCAATAGTTGCTCTTGCACTGCTTATACTTATGATGGCTTAGGTGCCTGTTCAATTTGGACAGGGGATCTCTTCAATCTGCAACAACTTGGTGAAAATGAAACAGAGAGGACTATCTCTGTCAAACTTGGCTTGCCTCAAG CTCAAACTAAATCAAAGAAATCAATGAAGCTAAAAGCTGGCCTTGCTGCCATAATACCTTTTATGGTTCTACTCATATGCAGCATTAGCTACATTTACtatagaagaagaagattggCAAATGGAACAG CTACTGACAAATTCTCAGATGCAAATAAGCTAGGACAAGGAGGATTTG GTCTTGCTTATCTTCACCATGATTCGCGACTACGGATCATTCATAGAGATTTAAAAACTAGTAACATTTTACTAGACGAGGCGATGAATCCAAAAATTTCGGATTTTGGCTTAGCAAGGATTGTTGAAGGAACAAGAACAGAAGCAAACACAAAGAAAGTGGTGGGGACCTA TGGCTATATGTCTCCTGAATATGCATTAGATGGATTGTTTTCCATCAAGTCAGACGTATTCAGTTTCGGAGTAGTCGTTCTTGAGATAATCAGTGGAAGAAAGAATACGGGATTTTACAAATCAGAAGAAGCCTTAAACTTGTTAGGTTAT GCATGGAGATTGTGGATAGAAGATAGGGCGATACAATTAACAGAGAAGTCATTACTTGAATCATACAATAGAAGTGAAGTGATAAAGTGTATCAATGTGGCACTCTTGTGCGTACAAGAAGATTCAAATGACCGCCCTAACATGTCAGATATCATTGTAATGTTGGTAGGAGAAAATATGTGTCTTCCTAGACCTAATCGGCCAGCTTTTGTAATGAGAACACACATATCTAGCACATTGTCTTCTTCCTCCAAAGTCTCTAATAATCAAGTGACAATCACAATAGAAGGAGGACGATAG
- the LOC132039855 gene encoding S-locus-specific glycoprotein S13-like isoform X3, with amino-acid sequence MEMKNNHSFLILFLLFLCFELNINHCLEGDTISANESLSLGQTIVSSGGNFELGFFKPGNSLNYYIGIWYKKIYPRTVVWVANREKPVNLDGKLSSPELKIIQGNLVLLDKNQDSIWSSTDDGKDATLNNSVIAVLGDDGNLILIEVSSSTPLTLWQSFDHPTDTFLPGAKLGYNKLTQKKHVLFSWKNSSDPAPGLFSLELDPKRAQFIVKWNQTTQYWASGTWTGDTFSLVPEMRIYYVNNANESYFTYSIFTNSTTTSRLIIDFSGQMKQLTLLSNAVGWNEFWAQPRQQCDVYGYCGAFGVCTSNTNSPCNCLSGFNPRSIDEWNSNDYSGGCVRDGKLQCNAIIEEKDSFWMNSTMRLPNQQYTNVTVEEASQCRDNCFNSCSCTAYTYDGLGACSIWTGDLFNLQQLGENETERTISVKLGLPQAQTKSKKSMKLKAGLAAIIPFMVLLICSISYIYYRRRRLANGTGTQISYWHKAEGEAKVLINENDDNKVIDVPYFDLETVLAATDKFSDANKLGQGGFGLAYLHHDSRLRIIHRDLKTSNILLDEAMNPKISDFGLARIVEGTRTEANTKKVVGTYGYMSPEYALDGLFSIKSDVFSFGVVVLEIISGRKNTGFYKSEEALNLLGYAWRLWIEDRAIQLTEKSLLESYNRSEVIKCINVALLCVQEDSNDRPNMSDIIVMLVGENMCLPRPNRPAFVMRTHISSTLSSSSKVSNNQVTITIEGGR; translated from the exons ATGGAAATGAAGAACAACCATTCATTTCTAATACTCTTCCTGCTCTTTTTATGCTTCGAGCTAAACATTAATCACTGCCTTGAAGGGGACACAATTTCTGCTAATGAATCTCTTTCCTTGGGCCAAACAATTGTATCTTCAGGTGGAAATTTTGAGCTTGGTTTCTTCAAACCAGGTAACTCTCTCAACTACTACATCGGCATATGGTACAAGAAAATTTATCCACGGACAGTAGTTTGGGTAGCAAATAGAGAGAAACCAGTTAATTTAGATGGCAAACTGAGTTCACCTGAGTTAAAAATTATTCAAGGCAACTTGGTACTCCTTGATAAGAATCAAGACTCAATATGGTCATCAACAGATGATGGAAAAGACGCCACTCTCAATAATTCAGTCATAGCAGTTCTTGGTGATGATGGTAATTTGATTTTGATTGAAGTGAGTTCATCGACACCCTTAACACTTTGGCAGAGTTTTGATCACCCAACAGACACATTTTTGCCTGGTGCTAAGCTTGGATATAACAAACTTACACAAAAGAAACATGTTCTGTTTTCATGGAAGAATTCGAGTGATCCAGCACCAGGATTGTTTTCTTTGGAGCTAGACCCAAAGCGTGCCCAATTCATTGTAAAATGGAATCAGACTACACAGTATTGGGCAAGTGGAACATGGACTGGTGATACATTTAGCTTAGTGCCTGAAATGAGAATCTACTATGTTAACAATGCAAACGAGTCCTATTTTACATATTCGATTTTTACAAATAGTACAACCACATCAAGGTTGATCATCGACTTCTCAGGACAAATGAAGCAACTAACATTGTTGAGTAATGCGGTTGGTTGGAATGAATTCTGGGCTCAGCCTAGACAGCAATGTGATGTTTATGGTTATTGTGGGGCATTTGGAGTTTGCACCAGTAATACTAATTCGCCCTGCAATTGTTTAAGTGGCTTTAATCCAAGATCGATCGACGAATGGAATTCGAATGATTATTCTGGTGGCTGCGTAAGAGACGGAAAgttgcaatgcaatgcaattatTGAAGAAAAAGATAGTTTTTGGATGAATTCAACTATGAGATTACCTAATCAACAATATACTAATGTCACAGTTGAGGAAGCCTCACAATGCAGAGATAATTGTTTCAATAGTTGCTCTTGCACTGCTTATACTTATGATGGCTTAGGTGCCTGTTCAATTTGGACAGGGGATCTCTTCAATCTGCAACAACTTGGTGAAAATGAAACAGAGAGGACTATCTCTGTCAAACTTGGCTTGCCTCAAG CTCAAACTAAATCAAAGAAATCAATGAAGCTAAAAGCTGGCCTTGCTGCCATAATACCTTTTATGGTTCTACTCATATGCAGCATTAGCTACATTTACtatagaagaagaagattggCAAATGGAACAG GGACACAAATTTCTTACTGGCACAAAGCTGAAGGAGAAGCAAAAGTATTGATCAATGAAAACGATGATAATAAAGTCATTGATGTTCCATACTTTGATTTGGAGACTGTTTTGGCAGCTACTGACAAATTCTCAGATGCAAATAAGCTAGGACAAGGAGGATTTG GTCTTGCTTATCTTCACCATGATTCGCGACTACGGATCATTCATAGAGATTTAAAAACTAGTAACATTTTACTAGACGAGGCGATGAATCCAAAAATTTCGGATTTTGGCTTAGCAAGGATTGTTGAAGGAACAAGAACAGAAGCAAACACAAAGAAAGTGGTGGGGACCTA TGGCTATATGTCTCCTGAATATGCATTAGATGGATTGTTTTCCATCAAGTCAGACGTATTCAGTTTCGGAGTAGTCGTTCTTGAGATAATCAGTGGAAGAAAGAATACGGGATTTTACAAATCAGAAGAAGCCTTAAACTTGTTAGGTTAT GCATGGAGATTGTGGATAGAAGATAGGGCGATACAATTAACAGAGAAGTCATTACTTGAATCATACAATAGAAGTGAAGTGATAAAGTGTATCAATGTGGCACTCTTGTGCGTACAAGAAGATTCAAATGACCGCCCTAACATGTCAGATATCATTGTAATGTTGGTAGGAGAAAATATGTGTCTTCCTAGACCTAATCGGCCAGCTTTTGTAATGAGAACACACATATCTAGCACATTGTCTTCTTCCTCCAAAGTCTCTAATAATCAAGTGACAATCACAATAGAAGGAGGACGATAG
- the LOC132039855 gene encoding G-type lectin S-receptor-like serine/threonine-protein kinase At4g03230 isoform X1 — protein sequence MEMKNNHSFLILFLLFLCFELNINHCLEGDTISANESLSLGQTIVSSGGNFELGFFKPGNSLNYYIGIWYKKIYPRTVVWVANREKPVNLDGKLSSPELKIIQGNLVLLDKNQDSIWSSTDDGKDATLNNSVIAVLGDDGNLILIEVSSSTPLTLWQSFDHPTDTFLPGAKLGYNKLTQKKHVLFSWKNSSDPAPGLFSLELDPKRAQFIVKWNQTTQYWASGTWTGDTFSLVPEMRIYYVNNANESYFTYSIFTNSTTTSRLIIDFSGQMKQLTLLSNAVGWNEFWAQPRQQCDVYGYCGAFGVCTSNTNSPCNCLSGFNPRSIDEWNSNDYSGGCVRDGKLQCNAIIEEKDSFWMNSTMRLPNQQYTNVTVEEASQCRDNCFNSCSCTAYTYDGLGACSIWTGDLFNLQQLGENETERTISVKLGLPQAQTKSKKSMKLKAGLAAIIPFMVLLICSISYIYYRRRRLANGTGTQISYWHKAEGEAKVLINENDDNKVIDVPYFDLETVLAATDKFSDANKLGQGGFGPVYKGLFPGGIEIAVKRLLSHSGQGIDEFKNEVTLIAKLQHRNLVRLLGCCINATEQILLYEYMPNKSLDTFIFDGSLCRLLDWKKRYDIILGVARGLAYLHHDSRLRIIHRDLKTSNILLDEAMNPKISDFGLARIVEGTRTEANTKKVVGTYGYMSPEYALDGLFSIKSDVFSFGVVVLEIISGRKNTGFYKSEEALNLLGYAWRLWIEDRAIQLTEKSLLESYNRSEVIKCINVALLCVQEDSNDRPNMSDIIVMLVGENMCLPRPNRPAFVMRTHISSTLSSSSKVSNNQVTITIEGGR from the exons ATGGAAATGAAGAACAACCATTCATTTCTAATACTCTTCCTGCTCTTTTTATGCTTCGAGCTAAACATTAATCACTGCCTTGAAGGGGACACAATTTCTGCTAATGAATCTCTTTCCTTGGGCCAAACAATTGTATCTTCAGGTGGAAATTTTGAGCTTGGTTTCTTCAAACCAGGTAACTCTCTCAACTACTACATCGGCATATGGTACAAGAAAATTTATCCACGGACAGTAGTTTGGGTAGCAAATAGAGAGAAACCAGTTAATTTAGATGGCAAACTGAGTTCACCTGAGTTAAAAATTATTCAAGGCAACTTGGTACTCCTTGATAAGAATCAAGACTCAATATGGTCATCAACAGATGATGGAAAAGACGCCACTCTCAATAATTCAGTCATAGCAGTTCTTGGTGATGATGGTAATTTGATTTTGATTGAAGTGAGTTCATCGACACCCTTAACACTTTGGCAGAGTTTTGATCACCCAACAGACACATTTTTGCCTGGTGCTAAGCTTGGATATAACAAACTTACACAAAAGAAACATGTTCTGTTTTCATGGAAGAATTCGAGTGATCCAGCACCAGGATTGTTTTCTTTGGAGCTAGACCCAAAGCGTGCCCAATTCATTGTAAAATGGAATCAGACTACACAGTATTGGGCAAGTGGAACATGGACTGGTGATACATTTAGCTTAGTGCCTGAAATGAGAATCTACTATGTTAACAATGCAAACGAGTCCTATTTTACATATTCGATTTTTACAAATAGTACAACCACATCAAGGTTGATCATCGACTTCTCAGGACAAATGAAGCAACTAACATTGTTGAGTAATGCGGTTGGTTGGAATGAATTCTGGGCTCAGCCTAGACAGCAATGTGATGTTTATGGTTATTGTGGGGCATTTGGAGTTTGCACCAGTAATACTAATTCGCCCTGCAATTGTTTAAGTGGCTTTAATCCAAGATCGATCGACGAATGGAATTCGAATGATTATTCTGGTGGCTGCGTAAGAGACGGAAAgttgcaatgcaatgcaattatTGAAGAAAAAGATAGTTTTTGGATGAATTCAACTATGAGATTACCTAATCAACAATATACTAATGTCACAGTTGAGGAAGCCTCACAATGCAGAGATAATTGTTTCAATAGTTGCTCTTGCACTGCTTATACTTATGATGGCTTAGGTGCCTGTTCAATTTGGACAGGGGATCTCTTCAATCTGCAACAACTTGGTGAAAATGAAACAGAGAGGACTATCTCTGTCAAACTTGGCTTGCCTCAAG CTCAAACTAAATCAAAGAAATCAATGAAGCTAAAAGCTGGCCTTGCTGCCATAATACCTTTTATGGTTCTACTCATATGCAGCATTAGCTACATTTACtatagaagaagaagattggCAAATGGAACAG GGACACAAATTTCTTACTGGCACAAAGCTGAAGGAGAAGCAAAAGTATTGATCAATGAAAACGATGATAATAAAGTCATTGATGTTCCATACTTTGATTTGGAGACTGTTTTGGCAGCTACTGACAAATTCTCAGATGCAAATAAGCTAGGACAAGGAGGATTTGGTCCagtttacaag GGTCTCTTTCCAGGAGGAATAGAAATTGCAGTGAAAAGGTTATTAAGTCATTCAGGACAAGGGATAGATGAATTTAAGAATGAAGTGACTCTAATTGCAAAGCTTCAACACCGAAATCTGGTGAGGCTATTGGGCTGTTGCATCAATGCGACGGAACAAATATTACTTTATGAATATATGCCAAATAAAAGTTTGGACACATTTATATTTG ATGGATCACTCTGTCGATTATTGGATTGGAAGAAACGTTATGACATCATATTGGGCGTTGCACGAGGTCTTGCTTATCTTCACCATGATTCGCGACTACGGATCATTCATAGAGATTTAAAAACTAGTAACATTTTACTAGACGAGGCGATGAATCCAAAAATTTCGGATTTTGGCTTAGCAAGGATTGTTGAAGGAACAAGAACAGAAGCAAACACAAAGAAAGTGGTGGGGACCTA TGGCTATATGTCTCCTGAATATGCATTAGATGGATTGTTTTCCATCAAGTCAGACGTATTCAGTTTCGGAGTAGTCGTTCTTGAGATAATCAGTGGAAGAAAGAATACGGGATTTTACAAATCAGAAGAAGCCTTAAACTTGTTAGGTTAT GCATGGAGATTGTGGATAGAAGATAGGGCGATACAATTAACAGAGAAGTCATTACTTGAATCATACAATAGAAGTGAAGTGATAAAGTGTATCAATGTGGCACTCTTGTGCGTACAAGAAGATTCAAATGACCGCCCTAACATGTCAGATATCATTGTAATGTTGGTAGGAGAAAATATGTGTCTTCCTAGACCTAATCGGCCAGCTTTTGTAATGAGAACACACATATCTAGCACATTGTCTTCTTCCTCCAAAGTCTCTAATAATCAAGTGACAATCACAATAGAAGGAGGACGATAG
- the LOC132039855 gene encoding G-type lectin S-receptor-like serine/threonine-protein kinase At4g03230 isoform X2, with amino-acid sequence MEMKNNHSFLILFLLFLCFELNINHCLEGDTISANESLSLGQTIVSSGGNFELGFFKPGNSLNYYIGIWYKKIYPRTVVWVANREKPVNLDGKLSSPELKIIQGNLVLLDKNQDSIWSSTDDGKDATLNNSVIAVLGDDGNLILIEVSSSTPLTLWQSFDHPTDTFLPGAKLGYNKLTQKKHVLFSWKNSSDPAPGLFSLELDPKRAQFIVKWNQTTQYWASGTWTGDTFSLVPEMRIYYVNNANESYFTYSIFTNSTTTSRLIIDFSGQMKQLTLLSNAVGWNEFWAQPRQQCDVYGYCGAFGVCTSNTNSPCNCLSGFNPRSIDEWNSNDYSGGCVRDGKLQCNAIIEEKDSFWMNSTMRLPNQQYTNVTVEEASQCRDNCFNSCSCTAYTYDGLGACSIWTGDLFNLQQLGENETERTISVKLGLPQAQTKSKKSMKLKAGLAAIIPFMVLLICSISYIYYRRRRLANGTATDKFSDANKLGQGGFGPVYKGLFPGGIEIAVKRLLSHSGQGIDEFKNEVTLIAKLQHRNLVRLLGCCINATEQILLYEYMPNKSLDTFIFDGSLCRLLDWKKRYDIILGVARGLAYLHHDSRLRIIHRDLKTSNILLDEAMNPKISDFGLARIVEGTRTEANTKKVVGTYGYMSPEYALDGLFSIKSDVFSFGVVVLEIISGRKNTGFYKSEEALNLLGYAWRLWIEDRAIQLTEKSLLESYNRSEVIKCINVALLCVQEDSNDRPNMSDIIVMLVGENMCLPRPNRPAFVMRTHISSTLSSSSKVSNNQVTITIEGGR; translated from the exons ATGGAAATGAAGAACAACCATTCATTTCTAATACTCTTCCTGCTCTTTTTATGCTTCGAGCTAAACATTAATCACTGCCTTGAAGGGGACACAATTTCTGCTAATGAATCTCTTTCCTTGGGCCAAACAATTGTATCTTCAGGTGGAAATTTTGAGCTTGGTTTCTTCAAACCAGGTAACTCTCTCAACTACTACATCGGCATATGGTACAAGAAAATTTATCCACGGACAGTAGTTTGGGTAGCAAATAGAGAGAAACCAGTTAATTTAGATGGCAAACTGAGTTCACCTGAGTTAAAAATTATTCAAGGCAACTTGGTACTCCTTGATAAGAATCAAGACTCAATATGGTCATCAACAGATGATGGAAAAGACGCCACTCTCAATAATTCAGTCATAGCAGTTCTTGGTGATGATGGTAATTTGATTTTGATTGAAGTGAGTTCATCGACACCCTTAACACTTTGGCAGAGTTTTGATCACCCAACAGACACATTTTTGCCTGGTGCTAAGCTTGGATATAACAAACTTACACAAAAGAAACATGTTCTGTTTTCATGGAAGAATTCGAGTGATCCAGCACCAGGATTGTTTTCTTTGGAGCTAGACCCAAAGCGTGCCCAATTCATTGTAAAATGGAATCAGACTACACAGTATTGGGCAAGTGGAACATGGACTGGTGATACATTTAGCTTAGTGCCTGAAATGAGAATCTACTATGTTAACAATGCAAACGAGTCCTATTTTACATATTCGATTTTTACAAATAGTACAACCACATCAAGGTTGATCATCGACTTCTCAGGACAAATGAAGCAACTAACATTGTTGAGTAATGCGGTTGGTTGGAATGAATTCTGGGCTCAGCCTAGACAGCAATGTGATGTTTATGGTTATTGTGGGGCATTTGGAGTTTGCACCAGTAATACTAATTCGCCCTGCAATTGTTTAAGTGGCTTTAATCCAAGATCGATCGACGAATGGAATTCGAATGATTATTCTGGTGGCTGCGTAAGAGACGGAAAgttgcaatgcaatgcaattatTGAAGAAAAAGATAGTTTTTGGATGAATTCAACTATGAGATTACCTAATCAACAATATACTAATGTCACAGTTGAGGAAGCCTCACAATGCAGAGATAATTGTTTCAATAGTTGCTCTTGCACTGCTTATACTTATGATGGCTTAGGTGCCTGTTCAATTTGGACAGGGGATCTCTTCAATCTGCAACAACTTGGTGAAAATGAAACAGAGAGGACTATCTCTGTCAAACTTGGCTTGCCTCAAG CTCAAACTAAATCAAAGAAATCAATGAAGCTAAAAGCTGGCCTTGCTGCCATAATACCTTTTATGGTTCTACTCATATGCAGCATTAGCTACATTTACtatagaagaagaagattggCAAATGGAACAG CTACTGACAAATTCTCAGATGCAAATAAGCTAGGACAAGGAGGATTTGGTCCagtttacaag GGTCTCTTTCCAGGAGGAATAGAAATTGCAGTGAAAAGGTTATTAAGTCATTCAGGACAAGGGATAGATGAATTTAAGAATGAAGTGACTCTAATTGCAAAGCTTCAACACCGAAATCTGGTGAGGCTATTGGGCTGTTGCATCAATGCGACGGAACAAATATTACTTTATGAATATATGCCAAATAAAAGTTTGGACACATTTATATTTG ATGGATCACTCTGTCGATTATTGGATTGGAAGAAACGTTATGACATCATATTGGGCGTTGCACGAGGTCTTGCTTATCTTCACCATGATTCGCGACTACGGATCATTCATAGAGATTTAAAAACTAGTAACATTTTACTAGACGAGGCGATGAATCCAAAAATTTCGGATTTTGGCTTAGCAAGGATTGTTGAAGGAACAAGAACAGAAGCAAACACAAAGAAAGTGGTGGGGACCTA TGGCTATATGTCTCCTGAATATGCATTAGATGGATTGTTTTCCATCAAGTCAGACGTATTCAGTTTCGGAGTAGTCGTTCTTGAGATAATCAGTGGAAGAAAGAATACGGGATTTTACAAATCAGAAGAAGCCTTAAACTTGTTAGGTTAT GCATGGAGATTGTGGATAGAAGATAGGGCGATACAATTAACAGAGAAGTCATTACTTGAATCATACAATAGAAGTGAAGTGATAAAGTGTATCAATGTGGCACTCTTGTGCGTACAAGAAGATTCAAATGACCGCCCTAACATGTCAGATATCATTGTAATGTTGGTAGGAGAAAATATGTGTCTTCCTAGACCTAATCGGCCAGCTTTTGTAATGAGAACACACATATCTAGCACATTGTCTTCTTCCTCCAAAGTCTCTAATAATCAAGTGACAATCACAATAGAAGGAGGACGATAG